The window GATGTACAGATGTGCTGCTTACGTAATCTGATGCTATGAACTTGAAACATCCATTTGCAAGTGTGAAGCATCTCCGACAAGTGTCATGTAAGAAAGTCTGGTTCCATTCATGGTTCATAAGATAATCCTGGCCAAAATGCCGCataaaacaaaacccaaaaaaaaacaaaaggaaaaaaaggaaaataagaaTTATAGTAGAATTAAATAGAAAATATTGGGAATTACAAGGATATGCACTTACACCAACTGTGGAGAAGAAGAAATAACGGCGAGAATCTTTAGGGTGCTTATCCTTGAACATCTTCCGGCAAAACGCATTGATGACAAACTTATCAACAGATACTTTTTAAGAACGCCTCAATGTTGCTAGCTGCTGATAACTAACACGAACATTGTCATAATTGATTACTTCAGTGCTGCAAAAGATAGAAAGAAAATTAGAGACAACACTATTCAAACAAGACAGAGATAGAAAGAAAATTAGAGACAATACTATTCAAACAAGATAGAGAAAAAGAAATCAACAACATAAAGAATTTTGTGATGGAGTAACAATATAGTAACCTTGCATACTCTCGGTGAGACCCATAAAAAAGGATGCATTCATAGGCTAGTAAGTCTTGAGGTGAAACAATGAATCTTGTATTGCACTTATTGGTTTGAAAGTTTCTGTAATAAGAATTGGGTTGTATTATACGTCGGGGGCGCCTTGGCTGCTTTCCTGCTGAAGAACTACCAAGATTGAATCCAATCATTTCACATTTTTTGAAACATGAGATCCCTGGATCATTGTTTATATCATCAACCTCTTTGGTAACTTTGCTGCAAGAAGCATTGTAGATATCGTCAACTTCTTTGGCCATTGTGCCGCAGGAAGCATTGAAATTCTTGAATCTAGTAATTTGAACTTCAGGGGTTGCAGGTGATTCTTGGGGGCTCTGCACAAGCaaaaaaatttaagaaaaaaataaatagaaacAATAAATTTCAATGTTGGGTAGCATCTGGTACTTGGGGGATGGGGTTccatacaaacatttatttttttatgaaaaatcAAATGTCAACACATGAACATCTAAAAAATTGACATATTTAAAAGAGCTGAAAATCTATCAATTTTAGTTAAAAAAGGTTATACATCACTTGTGTAGAAAAAATAAACCCAAAAATCCACTAAGATAAGTTTTACTGCCAACAAAAATCCACTAAGATAAGTTTTACCACCAACAAAACCTGCAACTACTATGTGTTGCATAGAGTGATAGAGAAAGACACACATAAGCATTGAGAAATATGGATAACATTGTTACAAAAATAGTTAGCAGATCCTAGCTTGTACTACACAAATTCAGGTACACAACTTCAACTAAGGGCGAAATGTATATTCTAGGCAGAGCTAATATCAAAAAATCAACTAGTGAAACTATGAAAAATATGGGGGTTATGAGATCTGATATGACCACAACCATTTAGAAGTATAACAAGATATATTTTAAGTAGCattaaaagaaaaaggaacaAACATACTAGTAATATAAGACGGCCTTGAATTTCAACAGCTGCCAGTGGAATTGCTTCGCGTGACGAGTCATAATTTGCGTCTGGTGTTCTATCGAAAACAGGGCTATCCTGATGATGATCAGCATTGATGCCGTCACCTGGTGGCTCATCGGCAATACTTGGGGTGTGTGCGAGCTTACAATGGCTTGTGCTGTGGGTGGGAGCTGGAATTTCAGAGTTTGGCACAGTGTGCTCCTGCAtaacaaaaaatataaaaaattagaaAGAATACGTAaacttgaaaaagaaaagagtgaaaaaaggaaaaggaaaaattcTAAACCTCATCATGATATGGCACACATGTGGGATCATCATAGATTGTATTCCCATCGCAAGGTAAGCCAGCAGCTCTACGTTTGCGTGGATCGTCAATGAAATTATCATTGTCATCAAATTCTTCAAGCAGACGGAAGGATGGAGCAGGAGCGTCCATCATACTGATAGTTTTTGAAGATCTAGAACCCGAGCTAACCTGTATGCAAAAAAGGAGGCGTGTCAAAAACAGAAAAAGTTTTAAAAAGGATGCTAGAAAAATACAATTTAAAATAGCACAACTACTTACAGAAGGAGGATATAAGTTCCTTGATTTGTGACTGGATATATCTGAACCTAGCATATGACTGAAGCTAGTGCTCATCTCTGGACAATCTAGTGTTGCTGGTGCATCAGTGTGATCACCTTGAGCTTCCTTATCATGTAATTCCCCAGGAGCGACAGGAGCCTGACCCCAGAAAGAGAAATTAGTACAGAAAACAAATTAGTTGCAAAAAAGGAATATACATTGGTGTTAATGCCTCTAATACATACATTTGGAACTGCATCTGAAAGTTGTTGCAGAACTTTTTGAAGGGCTTCATCTGGACTGTTGCTGAAAAAATTGAACCTGTGATGCAATTCATCATCACGAACAGGCTGTGCTTCAATATTGGTGTCAGGTAGGGGCTGCTTCCCATGTTTGGCCAATCGATCCTTCAAACCCTTGTTTACAATCCGCTGgtcaaaaaaatagaaaaagacaCAGAAGGTTAGGAAAAAAATCAACGCAGAATTACTTGTGAGGTGTGTGTATTATGTGTGTAAAACTTTAAAAGTTGAGAATAAATATACCTTTAAAGCATCAAGTCTCTGTTCGTTATGATCAGAAGGCCCATCAGGCGGTAATGAAGACAACAACTTTGAAGATGGTTGTTGCGAAGGAAAGTACCCACAGAAAAATAACATCATCAGCATCAGCAAGAGAATTACCCTCCAAAATTTTGTCTGGTTGTGTGCGCGAACGTGAAGCCAAACGCTTTTTCCTCAAGATAGACTGCAGCAAAAAAAAGCTGATGAAAACCAAAACTAAAGGCTGATCATTTTTCagatcaaaaaaaagaaaaaaaaagaatagtaCCTCCGGATTATGGACAAATGTAGGTTGATCTGGAGTTGCTGCATGTGGCGAAAATGATGTACGACGAGACCGTGTCCGTTCAGCAACACTAGAACTGCCACATTCATTGTTCGCACTTGCAGGAGATATGGATAATCTCCTTCTCTTTGATTGAGAACCAACACCTATCCACATAATCACAAACCCCGATATAGTTGAACTGTAATTTTTAATTAACACTagtatatgaaaaagttataataACAATTTTGAGAAGTTTCAGGATTCTATACCAAAAAAATTCATCTTGATAGGCAAAAAAAAAGCTTAAAAAGTTATTATAAACTATAATTCTATAATGGTAGAATATTATTTCTGTTGCTACTGTTACCCTAAACAAATTAAGggattacaaaaaaaaacaacaatagAAACATCGTGTACCTCGGGACGAGTCCAACTGATCTGGTGTGCAATAGAAACTCCCTGAAACTTTCACAGTTTCTGTGATGCTCTCTGGGGCAGAGCTACAGTCACCACTGCTTGGAGTGATAATGACAGTATTGCTGCTACAATCATCATGTGCGGCTGAAGCCTCCCCATTACCTTCAACATCAACATGAGCGCCACCATCAGCGGGTAGGTCTTCTCCTGCAGGTAGATTGCCATCCATATTGCATCTAGTATCCTTCTGATCGTTTGGAATGTCATCGTTGCTCGTGCTCGCTATCTTATCACGTTGAGCTCGCTGGTGAAAATAATTGATGACATCAATAATGATATTTTGAGCAGTTTGTGGAGCTGAATCAATGTTCCCTGCTACATACTTCGTGTATAGTTCAGTGACATCATTCAGCgtctgcaagaaaaaaaaaggcttcGTGTGTGAGCTAAAAAAATATAAGAACTGttgaaaaactaaaaaaaatgtaaaaaataCCTCAGGAGACATATTCCCATGAATAGTTTCAACGAGTGTCTTCTTGAAAGTCGCACCATCAATAACACAAGTTGGAGATGGCGTTCTACCCCCAGTTTGTTTGTAATAACAAGTTGACTTGAAAGGTAATACCTGCACATAaataatattaaactaaaacaccATCTCTGTACTAATCTATAAACTGAACATAAAATTTTGTTTGTAATAACAAGTTGACTTTGAAAGGTAATACTAGCACATAAATAATACTAAACTAAAACACCATCTCCGTATGAATCTATTAACTGAACAGAAAAATCTATAACTGAACAGAAAATAACACCAACTCTGTACGAATCTATAAACTGAAGAGAAAATAACACCAAATCTGTGCTAGTATATAAACTGAAGAGAAAATAACACCGTAATTAAAACAAAAAATAACATAGCTTTGATCATACATTGCATTTTCCATATGTGTGTCCTTGTACGCAATCAAACTTGGACATATCTTTGATCATGTCCCCCTTCCAAACAGAAATACGAGGGAGCGTTGGTGGTACTTGTTGCTAGCCAGTATTGAGAAAATCAAGATACACAACCTGCACATATAAAAACAGAAAAATTTACACAGTGATAAAGAATTTATACAAGAACAATGAAGATGGCATGACACATTGAACTTACACAAAGGATAAACAAACATCCTCCCATAGTAGTGGTAGCTTGTTCATCTTTCTTGAGCCCATGATACTTCTCGATTTGCTTGAACAACCAATAATGAACAAACTTGCTCTAGTCCCACTCTTCGGCTTTCTTAACATCAACCAGTGGTTTGAGGTACTCGGTGCTAGGGCGAACATTTGAGTTCGGGCATAGGAAGGCAACTAGTGCAACTACGAGAAAATTGCGGACAAGGTCGTCATCGGAAATACCATCTTTCAGAATATTTTGACCGCAAACCTTCAAGGATGGCAGACTGGACATGTTCATTGACATTAAGAAAGCAAGCTTTCCATGTTCTGCACGTGCTTTTGAGATTGTCTTCCCCCAAGCGGGATGCCAAGCACATCATGGACAGTTTGTGGGGTTATGGGGATGGACTTATTCTTCAATACAATGTCCCAGCTGCTTTCACGGACATGATCAGCCACCCAACGAGCAAATGCGAGGGGTACTGCACACTTATCAAATAGCAGCAAAGATCCAAAACCATAAGACTCAATGACATCGCGCCTTTGTTTGTTCAGAGAGCCAAGAACCTCTGAAAAATAGGATATATTTTGCTTTGTGACAGCCTTCAAAGCAACACCACGACTATTACCATTGCTTGTATTTCGAGCAGCATGAGAAACTTTGGAGCTACTACCAACACAACCAGATGCTTCAGAAATAAAGTGCCTGAATGAAGTGCACACCTAATGCAGgacagaaagagagagagagagagagagagagagagagagagagagagagagagagagagagagagagagagaaattacAATATAGAACAAGGAACCAAAACTGATATCATGAAAGAGAGGGCATTTTTGAATCTAAAAAAAGATAACTTACTGATTTCTTTAGCATATTAAAAAGTGCATCATCATCAAGTGAACTCAAATGGACAAAACCAGAACTATGACTGTGTGCATTGTCATTTGGAGCTCCCTCATAATTTTCATCATCAGTATCTCTCTCAGATGAGTCTAAATACTCATGATCATCTTGGACATCATCATAGAAATTACCACGTGCAGGTTGACTCATCTAGCAAAAGAAGCAGCAAGAAAAGGTAGTACAAACATACACCAATCTATATTAGTTTGGGGACACAAACATCAACATACTGTGATTCAAACCATTATGATGCAGAATGCATGCATAgtcataaaaaaataatttgctACAACAGACATGatgttgaaaaataattttcttGAATGTCAAAACATAAATATGACACATCCTGGAATAGTATAAATTTAGTTCTTCTAACTGACTAATTCTATGCACCTAACTGTGTGAAATTATGATTAAGCTCTAGGTGATCCACAAAGACACATACACAAAactagggagggagggagagttcAGTAATctagcaaaaaaaaatagcaCTACTCCCTAACCAGTCAAAAACTTCTACaagttttaattttttaatcaTATACAAAAGCGTCTTGGCAAATCAAATATAATATAAAGATATTATTTTCAAGAATCAACAGTTCAACACCCCTTAGAACAAACATATTAACTCTAGGATGATCACGCTAGTTCATGATA is drawn from Panicum virgatum strain AP13 chromosome 1N, P.virgatum_v5, whole genome shotgun sequence and contains these coding sequences:
- the LOC120656010 gene encoding uncharacterized protein LOC120656010, with translation MLMMLFFCGYFPSQQPSSKLLSSLPPDGPSDHNEQRLDALKRIVNKGLKDRLAKHGKQPLPDTNIEAQPVRDDELHHRFNFFSNSPDEALQKVLQQLSDAVPNAPVAPGELHDKEAQGDHTDAPATLDCPEMSTSFSHMLGSDISSHKSRNLYPPSVSSGSRSSKTISMMDAPAPSFRLLEEFDDNDNFIDDPRKRRAAGLPCDGNTIYDDPTCVPYHDEEHTVPNSEIPAPTHSTSHCKLAHTPSIADEPPGDGINADHHQDSPVFDRTPDANYDSSREAIPLAAVEIQGRLILLSPQESPATPEVQITRFKNFNASCGTMAKEVDDIYNASCSKVTKEVDDINNDPGISCFKKCEMIGFNLGSSSAGKQPRRPRRIIQPNSYYRNFQTNKCNTRFIVSPQDLLAYECILFYGSHREYASTEVINYDNVRVSYQQLATLRRS